One genomic window of Pelagicoccus enzymogenes includes the following:
- the kduI gene encoding 5-dehydro-4-deoxy-D-glucuronate isomerase, with product MFKYEFPAISYRFSPSVGEYRSFGTQQLRDNFLIEKLFADGEIILHATDLDRAIAGGIIPTESPLKIGSIDALRCDYFFERREGGVINIGGAGTIEVDGTKYEVANRECLYIGRGSKEVVFTSSDKANPAAFYLLSYPAHKEYPTTHAKIEDANKLELGSKDTCNERTLYQYIHENGIKSCQLVMGFTELAVGSVWNTMPSHTHFRRSEIYLYFDVSPENQVLHLMGQPDETRPLWIKNRQAALSPSWSIHSGAGTASYSFIWGMGGENQRFDDMDGFPISDLK from the coding sequence ATGTTCAAATATGAATTTCCAGCAATCAGCTACCGCTTTTCTCCGAGCGTGGGCGAGTACCGCAGCTTTGGCACGCAGCAGCTTCGCGACAACTTCTTGATCGAGAAGCTTTTCGCAGACGGCGAGATCATCCTGCACGCCACGGACTTGGACCGCGCTATCGCGGGTGGCATCATCCCGACGGAAAGTCCCTTGAAGATCGGCTCGATCGACGCCTTGCGTTGCGACTACTTTTTCGAGCGTCGCGAGGGTGGCGTGATCAACATCGGCGGCGCGGGTACCATCGAGGTGGACGGGACCAAGTATGAAGTGGCCAATCGCGAGTGTCTCTACATCGGTCGCGGTTCGAAGGAGGTTGTATTCACTTCTTCTGACAAAGCGAATCCGGCAGCCTTTTATCTGCTGAGCTATCCGGCTCACAAGGAGTACCCAACGACGCATGCCAAGATCGAGGACGCGAACAAGTTGGAGCTCGGTTCCAAGGACACTTGCAACGAGCGCACGCTTTACCAGTACATCCACGAAAACGGCATCAAGAGCTGCCAGTTGGTGATGGGCTTCACGGAGCTCGCGGTTGGAAGCGTTTGGAACACGATGCCATCGCATACCCATTTCCGCCGCTCCGAGATCTATCTCTATTTCGACGTGTCGCCGGAAAATCAAGTCCTGCACTTGATGGGGCAGCCGGACGAAACGCGTCCATTGTGGATCAAGAATCGCCAAGCGGCCCTTTCGCCGAGCTGGTCGATCCACAGCGGCGCCGGAACGGCTTCCTACTCCTTCATCTGGGGCATGGGCGGTGAGAACCAGCGTTTCGACGACATGGACGGTTTCCCGATCAGCGACTTGAAGTAA
- a CDS encoding response regulator transcription factor, whose protein sequence is MTPVNIWIVEDDSGYRRNLQISLQRQDHITCSRTFPNCIKFLEAIESGERPDVVLMDLGLPQIGGVEGIERLKAIDPDVSVLVLTVEEKKEMVMRALDAGAMGYLLKASSVQEIVNALEQVIKGGAALGAGVAKLVLGEVRKPVVREDFGLSAREIEVLEQLAEGLSSKEIGAKLSISTATVNFHLGRIYQKLDVQSQTGAVAKALRSDLI, encoded by the coding sequence ATGACACCTGTTAACATATGGATTGTTGAGGACGATTCCGGCTACCGTCGAAATCTCCAGATTTCGTTGCAGCGGCAGGACCACATTACCTGCAGTCGCACCTTTCCGAATTGTATCAAGTTTTTGGAGGCGATCGAGTCCGGGGAACGTCCGGATGTGGTGCTGATGGATCTTGGCCTGCCGCAGATCGGCGGCGTGGAAGGAATCGAGCGACTCAAGGCTATCGATCCTGATGTGAGCGTGCTGGTTCTCACGGTGGAGGAAAAGAAGGAGATGGTAATGCGTGCTCTCGACGCGGGGGCCATGGGCTATCTGCTGAAAGCTTCCAGCGTCCAAGAGATTGTGAATGCCTTAGAGCAGGTGATCAAGGGGGGGGCAGCCTTGGGTGCGGGCGTTGCGAAGCTGGTCTTGGGCGAAGTGCGTAAACCGGTGGTGCGCGAAGATTTTGGGCTATCGGCTCGCGAGATTGAAGTGTTGGAGCAATTGGCGGAGGGGCTTTCCTCGAAGGAGATTGGGGCCAAGCTTTCTATCAGCACGGCTACGGTGAACTTTCACCTGGGGCGGATATACCAGAAGCTGGACGTTCAGTCCCAGACGGGAGCGGTGGCCAAGGCGTTGCGCAGCGATTTGATCTAA
- a CDS encoding sensor histidine kinase, with translation MVWKRLTKGAAVLPILLMTGQACSETLLEKRAIDPNSVPFWNIPATLESLDEESQRLRQRLEELPSLEDSLQIDAYGYHSSYLPRVDTLPDKPRWTVTIEVPHKGGVQEIYLVPAADRREPNMPGYGFPKRFQIKGIDFDGVERLLVDYRGKDFPDPGRLPVRLLLETRRYESIVLEVYRGQVEVNKEFFALDEVALRASFYLWRLNKVNTSGSFDAPPFWSSDYLIDQKTSMGLPVQPHPDGRQYDQDFVKRFDGVVSEPIVIELDLGENRRNGELVLYPAQPPEGVFVPGYGFPGTMTFDIFRDVEGSEERKHLFGGWPVDLQNPGNNIIRLLLGGREGRWLRLTFEDFPVYQGASTFGFGEIELTEARESMSRGARVTSPSLPDSDQEALQRLTDGLSGGRTVIPLLPWLDELSARRDLQGELDDIEGAKRSLSRRWSEGIELSLSVALWGGASVLLVVVGVGALLQRRKFAALRRTIAKDLHDEVGSNLGSVRLVAERLQQDTSGPDAQRDLSDLVLMAREASASLMDVVWMTDKRSLKMSELVPNLKKRAERVLSGVELEVKIEVEPPDLEVPLAVRRQLMLFFKEAVHNCARHSGAKRVRLEIELNGSSFRLELCDDGCGFDSAALRDGWGIDSMRDRVEELHGTFILNTSPGKGTTVGFTIPLKGLLKVYRSGYQSSN, from the coding sequence ATGGTTTGGAAACGGCTTACGAAAGGGGCAGCGGTTTTGCCGATTTTGCTGATGACGGGGCAAGCTTGCTCTGAGACATTGCTGGAAAAACGGGCGATCGATCCGAACTCTGTTCCCTTTTGGAATATCCCCGCGACTTTGGAGTCCCTGGATGAGGAGTCGCAGCGCTTGCGGCAGCGTCTGGAGGAGTTGCCCAGCTTGGAGGACAGCCTGCAAATCGACGCTTACGGCTACCACAGCAGCTACTTGCCGCGGGTAGACACTCTGCCGGACAAGCCCCGTTGGACGGTGACGATCGAGGTCCCGCACAAGGGAGGAGTGCAAGAGATCTATCTGGTTCCCGCAGCGGATCGGCGGGAGCCGAACATGCCGGGCTACGGTTTCCCGAAGCGGTTTCAGATCAAGGGGATCGACTTCGATGGGGTGGAGCGTTTGCTGGTGGACTACCGGGGCAAAGACTTTCCGGATCCAGGGAGGTTGCCGGTTCGTTTATTGCTGGAGACGCGTCGCTACGAGAGTATCGTTTTAGAGGTCTATCGCGGGCAGGTGGAGGTGAACAAGGAGTTTTTCGCTCTGGACGAAGTGGCTTTGCGGGCGAGCTTTTATCTGTGGCGTCTCAATAAAGTGAATACGTCGGGGAGCTTTGACGCGCCTCCCTTTTGGAGTTCGGATTACTTGATCGACCAGAAGACGAGCATGGGCTTGCCGGTGCAGCCGCATCCGGACGGTCGACAATACGACCAGGATTTCGTGAAGCGCTTCGACGGGGTCGTTTCCGAGCCGATTGTCATCGAGCTTGATTTGGGAGAGAACCGCAGGAACGGGGAATTGGTGCTTTATCCGGCCCAGCCTCCGGAAGGTGTATTTGTTCCTGGATACGGATTTCCGGGCACGATGACCTTTGATATTTTTCGGGACGTCGAAGGCTCGGAGGAACGGAAGCACTTGTTCGGTGGCTGGCCGGTGGATTTGCAGAATCCTGGCAACAACATAATCAGACTTCTGCTTGGCGGGCGGGAAGGGCGCTGGCTGCGGCTGACCTTCGAGGACTTTCCCGTTTATCAGGGAGCCTCGACCTTCGGCTTCGGGGAAATCGAACTCACCGAGGCGAGGGAATCGATGTCGAGAGGCGCGCGGGTCACTTCTCCGTCGTTGCCGGATTCGGATCAAGAAGCCTTGCAGCGGCTGACCGACGGCCTTTCAGGAGGGCGCACGGTGATCCCGCTACTGCCTTGGTTGGACGAGCTTTCGGCGCGTCGGGACCTGCAGGGAGAGTTGGACGACATCGAGGGAGCGAAGCGATCGCTTTCGAGGAGATGGAGCGAGGGAATAGAGCTAAGCTTGTCCGTCGCTCTTTGGGGGGGGGCATCCGTGTTGCTGGTGGTGGTGGGAGTGGGAGCGCTTCTGCAGCGGCGGAAGTTTGCTGCGCTCCGGCGTACGATCGCCAAGGATTTGCACGACGAGGTGGGCAGCAACTTGGGAAGCGTCCGCTTGGTGGCGGAGCGTTTGCAGCAGGACACGAGTGGCCCCGATGCCCAGAGGGATTTGAGCGACTTGGTACTGATGGCGAGAGAGGCTTCGGCGTCCTTGATGGACGTGGTTTGGATGACCGACAAGCGTTCGCTCAAGATGTCAGAGCTCGTTCCCAATCTCAAGAAGCGGGCGGAACGGGTGCTCAGCGGGGTCGAACTGGAGGTGAAGATCGAGGTGGAGCCTCCGGACCTGGAGGTGCCGCTCGCGGTGAGGCGGCAGTTGATGTTGTTCTTCAAGGAAGCCGTGCACAATTGCGCCCGGCACTCGGGGGCGAAGAGGGTACGGCTGGAAATTGAGTTGAACGGGAGCTCCTTTCGCTTGGAGCTTTGCGACGATGGTTGTGGCTTCGACTCTGCTGCATTGCGGGACGGTTGGGGAATCGACAGCATGCGAGATCGGGTGGAGGAGTTGCATGGTACCTTTATTTTGAATACAAGCCCTGGCAAGGGCACCACGGTTGGCTTTACCATCCCGCTTAAAGGATTGCTTAAGGTTTACCGTTCCGGCTATCAAAGTTCGAATTAG
- a CDS encoding Gfo/Idh/MocA family oxidoreductase produces the protein MAPLNRRSFLKKSAVAGASAFILPRFSIGKAGIPANSRLNIAMIGAGNIAGMAYNGCKGENIVALADVDSNMFGQFREDHPEVLKAKRFADFRVMLDKMGKEIDAVCINTPDHTHFAATMHAMEMGMHVCTQKPLTHNIWQARTLQKAKKKYKVVTNMAVQGHTYDGIRQMREWYEADVFGQIREVHSWIQGPDWRPFEEGRWYWHKPSQLPMKKDPVPAHLNWDLWLGPNAADTEFSELYHSKSWRGFNAFGNGLFGDWMPHISDAPVWILDLYEPVVVELIRKEGGNEVVVPDGNTVKWEFKKRGSKAPCTFYWHNGDESFMPKTPEGWTWGEMPDRGTMYFGDKQLGYTDGRSNNPRLGNKEAMKEFKKAGYPDEKYDRVEGGPFEEWVRAIKGDGPEPGANFDYAAPYTEMMLIGVLAARFGGRIEWDPKRGITNRPELNEYVRPSTVREGWDYGKDLWRKRSKFAVS, from the coding sequence ATGGCACCCTTGAATCGTAGAAGCTTCCTCAAGAAATCCGCAGTGGCCGGCGCCTCTGCTTTTATCCTGCCCCGTTTCAGCATTGGCAAGGCGGGGATCCCGGCCAACAGCAGGCTCAATATTGCCATGATTGGGGCCGGAAATATAGCCGGCATGGCCTACAACGGATGCAAGGGGGAGAACATCGTTGCTCTAGCGGACGTGGATTCGAACATGTTTGGGCAGTTTCGGGAAGATCATCCCGAGGTCTTGAAGGCTAAGCGCTTCGCCGATTTTCGCGTGATGCTCGACAAGATGGGAAAGGAGATCGACGCGGTTTGCATCAACACGCCAGACCATACGCACTTCGCTGCGACCATGCATGCGATGGAGATGGGGATGCACGTTTGTACCCAGAAACCGCTTACGCATAATATTTGGCAGGCTCGCACCCTGCAGAAGGCGAAGAAAAAGTACAAAGTCGTCACTAACATGGCGGTGCAGGGCCACACTTATGACGGCATTCGCCAAATGAGGGAGTGGTACGAGGCGGATGTGTTTGGACAGATTCGCGAGGTGCACTCTTGGATCCAAGGTCCGGATTGGCGGCCATTCGAGGAGGGGCGTTGGTACTGGCACAAGCCGAGCCAGCTTCCGATGAAGAAGGATCCGGTTCCGGCCCATCTCAATTGGGACCTATGGCTGGGCCCCAACGCTGCGGATACCGAGTTCAGCGAGCTTTACCACTCCAAGAGCTGGCGCGGGTTCAACGCGTTCGGCAACGGATTGTTCGGGGATTGGATGCCGCATATCTCGGATGCTCCGGTTTGGATTCTCGACCTTTACGAGCCGGTCGTCGTGGAGCTGATTCGCAAGGAGGGTGGCAACGAGGTGGTTGTGCCCGACGGGAACACGGTAAAGTGGGAGTTCAAGAAGCGCGGTTCCAAAGCGCCCTGTACCTTCTACTGGCACAATGGCGACGAGAGCTTCATGCCAAAGACCCCCGAAGGCTGGACTTGGGGAGAAATGCCGGATCGTGGGACCATGTATTTTGGCGACAAGCAACTCGGCTACACCGACGGCAGATCCAACAACCCTCGCCTTGGAAACAAGGAAGCGATGAAGGAATTCAAGAAGGCCGGGTATCCAGACGAGAAATACGATCGCGTCGAAGGTGGTCCCTTTGAGGAATGGGTTCGAGCGATCAAGGGCGATGGACCGGAGCCAGGCGCCAATTTTGACTACGCGGCTCCTTATACGGAAATGATGCTGATCGGCGTCTTGGCTGCCCGCTTTGGCGGTCGCATCGAGTGGGATCCTAAGCGTGGCATAACCAACCGACCCGAGCTCAACGAATA
- a CDS encoding IclR family transcriptional regulator has protein sequence MPEYNIPNLKNACRILRFLGELDVSKSVTELAEALKLPRTSVLRIVKTLESEGFLQDKGTGFQLGGALAALGMKAAGNVDLRAAARPILEALTRASNETCHLAIWDEGRALIVEVAECPHPLRAASSPGTRAYAHASATGKVLLANRHAKELSSILQKADRVSLTPNTITSLDGLKRELAKVVKLGYAIDDEEYHVGVRCVAAPVFDSRSEVCAGIGITASSARFTKKRTREFARMVRESAVELSRLLGGHD, from the coding sequence ATGCCTGAGTACAACATCCCAAACTTAAAGAATGCTTGTCGCATCCTTCGTTTTCTCGGCGAGCTGGACGTGAGCAAAAGCGTGACGGAGCTGGCGGAAGCGCTGAAGTTGCCGCGCACTAGCGTATTGAGGATCGTGAAGACTTTGGAGTCGGAAGGGTTCTTGCAGGACAAGGGAACAGGCTTCCAACTCGGAGGCGCTTTGGCTGCGTTGGGGATGAAGGCTGCGGGGAACGTTGACTTGAGGGCGGCGGCTCGACCGATCTTGGAAGCGTTGACGCGGGCTAGCAACGAGACGTGCCACTTGGCGATTTGGGACGAAGGCAGGGCTTTGATCGTGGAGGTGGCGGAGTGTCCGCATCCTTTGAGAGCCGCCTCCAGTCCCGGCACGCGAGCGTATGCGCACGCTTCCGCCACTGGCAAAGTGCTCTTGGCCAACAGGCATGCCAAGGAGCTCAGTTCGATCCTGCAGAAAGCGGATCGCGTCTCGCTGACCCCCAACACGATCACTAGCCTAGACGGGCTGAAGCGCGAGTTGGCTAAGGTGGTGAAGCTTGGGTACGCGATCGATGACGAGGAGTATCACGTGGGGGTACGTTGCGTGGCGGCTCCCGTGTTCGACAGCCGATCCGAGGTTTGCGCTGGTATCGGCATCACCGCTTCAAGCGCTCGCTTCACCAAAAAACGCACTCGGGAGTTTGCCCGCATGGTTCGCGAGTCAGCTGTTGAGCTGTCGCGCCTCCTAGGCGGGCACGATTAG
- a CDS encoding FAD-dependent oxidoreductase, with protein sequence MSSDKSQPPASAKQDGFETIPQDILDRLTRVDMPSVKDVPPSEETLQVAGETIPVYRCETLVLGSGAAGMRAAVEAKRRGIDVLVASTGLFAGTSACSGSDKQTLYTASTDYKGDNFLKYAQSLCAGGGMNFSTAYVEAVGSIDAIGGLQFMGLPLPHDDRGAILRYQTDHDEAGRATSCGPRTSKLMVKVLFDEANTLGMRILSSCSGIQIVKEKTETGERVVGVLATHRPEKRNPYGFVFLACQDLVIATGGPGELYRDSVYPHHCHGGLGIALEAGIELTNVTESQFGIGTPRTTFPWNLSGTYVQVMPRVYSVDEDGKEHNFLARYYRTTREMVSNTFRKGYQWPFHSTRMLDYGSSLLDLAVFLEQKAGRKVYLDFLRNPDPVNEGETFSLDDLDPDVRAYLENNEALYELPIDRLKRMNPLAIELYRMHGTDLCKEPLEFAMNNQHMNGGILIDDWGKTSLEGCYSVGEAAGSHGVTRPGGAALNSGQVFGKRVAVAIKRSRLQRQPREADTANVTTALSKALETAASFLDPSNGKTTNEVKSEIQARMSDHAGIICSAAEVSAALAAARKLREEVEADGLRVSSPSLVGSAFRWRHMAMVSEAVLTALDHYIQNGGGSRGARAICDDKGTRCPEAKDEDLSRFRFKEELEKDRVEKLVVKRVGDRFPISSLPVDLTPEVTREFFEKGWGPYLIKEG encoded by the coding sequence ATGAGTTCCGACAAAAGCCAGCCCCCCGCATCCGCAAAACAGGACGGATTCGAAACGATTCCCCAAGACATCCTTGACCGCCTCACCCGCGTCGACATGCCGAGCGTCAAGGACGTGCCTCCCAGCGAGGAAACCCTGCAGGTCGCGGGCGAGACCATCCCCGTCTACCGCTGCGAAACGCTCGTGCTCGGCAGCGGAGCCGCCGGCATGCGGGCTGCCGTCGAAGCCAAGCGCCGCGGCATCGACGTGCTGGTCGCCAGCACCGGACTCTTCGCCGGCACTTCTGCTTGCTCCGGCTCGGACAAGCAAACCCTCTACACCGCCAGCACCGACTACAAGGGCGACAATTTCCTCAAGTACGCCCAAAGCCTCTGCGCCGGCGGCGGCATGAACTTCTCCACCGCCTACGTGGAAGCGGTCGGATCCATCGACGCCATCGGCGGACTCCAATTCATGGGACTCCCGCTCCCCCACGACGACCGCGGAGCCATCCTTCGCTACCAGACCGACCACGACGAAGCGGGCCGCGCCACCAGCTGCGGACCCCGCACTTCCAAGCTCATGGTGAAGGTGCTCTTCGACGAAGCCAACACCCTCGGCATGCGGATCCTCTCCAGCTGCAGCGGTATCCAGATCGTCAAGGAAAAGACCGAAACCGGCGAACGCGTTGTCGGCGTGCTCGCCACCCACCGCCCCGAAAAGCGCAATCCCTACGGCTTCGTTTTCCTCGCCTGCCAAGACCTCGTCATCGCCACCGGCGGCCCGGGCGAGCTCTACCGCGATTCCGTGTATCCACATCACTGCCACGGCGGCCTGGGAATCGCCCTCGAAGCTGGCATCGAGTTGACCAATGTTACCGAAAGCCAATTCGGCATCGGCACCCCACGCACCACGTTTCCCTGGAATCTCTCCGGCACCTACGTGCAAGTGATGCCCCGCGTGTATTCAGTCGACGAGGACGGCAAGGAGCACAACTTCCTCGCCCGCTACTACCGCACCACCCGGGAGATGGTTTCCAACACTTTCCGCAAAGGCTACCAATGGCCCTTCCACTCCACCCGTATGCTCGACTACGGCTCCAGTCTCCTGGACCTCGCCGTCTTCCTCGAGCAAAAGGCGGGCCGCAAAGTCTACCTCGACTTCCTCCGCAATCCGGATCCTGTCAACGAAGGCGAAACCTTCTCCCTCGACGACCTCGATCCCGACGTACGCGCCTATCTCGAAAACAACGAAGCCCTCTACGAGCTTCCCATCGACCGCCTCAAACGCATGAACCCGCTCGCCATCGAGCTCTACCGCATGCACGGCACCGACCTTTGCAAGGAGCCGCTGGAGTTCGCCATGAACAACCAGCACATGAACGGCGGCATCCTCATCGACGATTGGGGCAAGACCTCCCTCGAAGGCTGCTACTCGGTCGGCGAAGCCGCCGGCAGCCACGGCGTCACCCGCCCCGGCGGAGCCGCCCTCAACTCCGGCCAAGTCTTCGGCAAGCGCGTCGCCGTCGCCATCAAGCGCTCCCGCCTACAGCGCCAACCAAGGGAAGCCGACACCGCTAACGTCACCACTGCGCTCAGCAAAGCCCTCGAGACCGCTGCCAGCTTCCTCGATCCCTCCAACGGCAAGACCACCAACGAGGTCAAAAGCGAGATCCAAGCCCGCATGAGCGACCACGCCGGCATCATCTGCTCGGCAGCCGAAGTTTCTGCTGCTCTCGCCGCAGCCCGCAAGCTACGCGAGGAAGTGGAAGCCGACGGACTCCGCGTCTCCTCCCCTTCCCTAGTTGGCAGCGCCTTTCGTTGGCGCCACATGGCCATGGTTTCCGAAGCCGTGCTCACGGCCCTCGACCACTACATCCAAAACGGCGGCGGCAGTCGCGGAGCCCGCGCCATCTGCGACGACAAGGGAACCCGATGCCCAGAGGCCAAGGACGAGGATCTCAGCCGCTTCCGCTTCAAGGAAGAGCTGGAAAAAGACCGAGTGGAAAAACTCGTCGTCAAGCGCGTGGGCGACCGCTTCCCCATTAGCTCGCTCCCCGTGGACCTCACCCCCGAAGTCACCCGCGAGTTCTTCGAAAAAGGCTGGGGCCCCTACCTCATCAAGGAAGGTTGA